The Jiangella sp. DSM 45060 genome contains the following window.
TGGGACGACGTCGTCGCGCTGGCCGGCGAACGGACCGCGCGCGTCTGGCGGCTCTACCTCGCCGGCGGCGCGGCCGCGTTCGACGAGGGCCGCATGGGCGTCGACCAGATCCTGGCGGTGCGGCGCTGATGGGCGGCATCGCGTGGAACGGGCTCGGGGCGAGCCTCGGGCTGACCGCCGCCGTCGTCGTCGTGCTGATGGCCGGCGTGGTGGCTTGGGTGGCCCGCGGCGGCGCCGTCGTCGTCATCGACACCGTGTGGGGCGCCGGGTTCGCGCTGGTCGCCGTCGTGACCTGGCTGGCGTCCTCCGGTGACGGCGACGACGTGCTGCGGGCGGTCGTCACCGTCCTCACCGTCGTCTGGGGCGTCCGGCTCGCCGTCCACCTGCACCGGCGCAACCACGGCAAGGGCGAGGACCCGCGCTACGAGGACCTGTTCGCCCGGCATTCCGGCAGCAGGGTGCGCGTGACGGCGCTCTGGGTCTGCCTGCCGCAGGCGGTGATCCTCTGGTTCGTCTCGCTGCCGGTGCAGGTGGCGCAGTACGTGACGCTGGAGCCGGCGTG
Protein-coding sequences here:
- a CDS encoding DUF1295 domain-containing protein — its product is MGGIAWNGLGASLGLTAAVVVVLMAGVVAWVARGGAVVVIDTVWGAGFALVAVVTWLASSGDGDDVLRAVVTVLTVVWGVRLAVHLHRRNHGKGEDPRYEDLFARHSGSRVRVTALWVCLPQAVILWFVSLPVQVAQYVTLEPAWWLVGLGVVVWAVGLVFEAVGDAQLARFKADPANRGRIMDRGLWRYTRHPNYFGDACVWWGLWLCACVTWPGAATVASPLLMTFFLARGTGKALTEKRMSGRPGYAEYVERTSGIVPLPPRQRSTSGSG